The following is a genomic window from Anticarsia gemmatalis isolate Benzon Research Colony breed Stoneville strain chromosome 22, ilAntGemm2 primary, whole genome shotgun sequence.
CTAAGTTCCAATCAAGTTCACACTTTACGTCAAAAGTTCATTGATACTGGCGACATCTAGCGTATGGCACGCGAAATGCGACAAAGCTCGATCGATCATAGTGGGTGCGTTCACTGCCTACGAATGCGCGGAATGCATCCAGTTTACAAGAGCTGCATTCTTCGATCCTGACACATGTGCGTCAGAGTCCTTGATAAGTTGGATGTAGTTTTTTCTTGTAAGGAAATGTCTTATAACTAAATCTTGATCGGTCATATGTCGCGTAGGACGAACACTTGCTTGTTGCACGGCAGAAAGGCTGTGAAATGAccgttaatttaaaataaactatttggTATTCGTGTTTATCGTGTGAACGGTCACCTACCTAGAACAATGAGCAGAACATCCGCCAATTAGTCGTAAGAAGGCTGGTAATGCGAATTCCAGTGAGGCCTCGTCCATAGcaagtgtttttattaattgtatcgGGTCAGTCTCCATGTCTGTCATGTTGCATGTTGTTTCCTGGAATGAAAATGGTAAAGGATCTTGTTGCTGATCATAAAGGAAGAATGTCTACTTATATTGAAAGAAACAGAACTAAAATCTGCGTTCACCTACATTTGCAGCGTGGGATTGAACCACTGAACGCGGCACAATGGTTAGCCAGACAATAGTTAATAGCAGCTCTATTGTTTACAACATTATAGACATTATTTTAGCACAAACGTGTGTATACAACGTAAATGTAGAGCAAAATTAGAATAGCGGCGGAGGTCAAtcgtacttaattaattaattgttatttacgaAAAATTCGATATGTTTTAGATAGCTCTTTTTATTTCATGTTCACTGAGCATTTAGTTACCTCTATCAAGTCAGAAACAGCTTGTTTTTGAAGCTCCATCGTCTGGACCAGGCCTTTGACAATGATTATGCATTTTCTACTGATCATCTTTATACAATTCCTGTACGGTAACCTGCTTTGAGCAACACAATGCTTTACATATTCGTGCGCAGCTCTTGCCGCCTGGAAATAGAGTAGAAGATAGTTACCACAAAATAATGGTTACCACTTTTGATGAATATTCATTTACCTAGTTGCCTTCATTAGCCTATAACATACCTACCTCATTATTATGAACTTAAGTCCCCTGAGTTGCGATCCGTCTATCTCTCGGTTTGTGATTGTCTCAAAAAGTactgaatgtattttattgcgGTTTGTACCgacaaaataaaatggttttagcGTTAGGTAAATTAAATGAACTAGCTTTTAATAGATAACGCACCTCtgaaaaatctgtaaaaatcATTGATCATCGTCATCATTATTCTTAATTCTTTTTATTTCCTCTAAATTAGTTGACGATGGAAAAATCAATTCATAATTTGCAAACTAGTCTACGATTTCTTGTAAATAGAAAGTTTAAAAAGAAGTTCATCACCTTATGAATATCTTTAAGTAGCATCAGTGTTTTCTCGTGATAAGTgttaaacattttcaacaaaGTTCTTTTAGTGAACAACACGAGGTCGCGTTGTGTTGGCACCTCGTAGGCACCCAAACTTATAGGCTTCTCTGTCTCTTTACATATCTTCGTAAAATTCTTCAGTTTCACTTTTAAAGGCCGCAAATCTATGTAGGTTGGGTTGGTTGTATTCGTTCTGAccgtctaaaataaaaaataactatgtgTATGAAAAAGATAGTTTACTTTCGTAGATATCCAGATAAGTATCTAcctcatatattatgtagaagtGGTGCAATAGGgcttacaattattttgttaaagatagataaagataaacaacaaaatgaCCGACTTACTTCATTTAAATTAGTTGCATTTGTATAATTACTAAGATTGGCAACGTCTAGGGAGCTAATTGGTACATAATACGGGTCGAATGGAACAGGAGCTTTGGTATAGTTCCTATATTGATCGAAACCTCTGAATATCTCGAAGTTCACGTAACAGAAACAGCACACaacatttaataagtaaattgcAAGATCTGTAAACAAAATGGTAAGAACATTATGACATGTTATATGATATGTCTAAGACCGAAGGCCACGGAATTCAGAATTCCCGTAATATATTTAATGGGATTGGAGTCAGGCTAGATCTTTGAGGATAGTAGAAGATTATTAGTTTAACGATCATTCAAACATAGTCTCTTTTTAATGTCGGAATAACCTCTTACTAGTCTTACTTTACTTTAATGATCTAAAACTTAaagacaatttaatatttatgttattttacacaacatttttaCGGGATATGGTTATTTCGGTAGAGTAAATATAGTGCTTTTACTAAactaagtaagtaggtaggtatagttaACAGCTGGTAGTTACTtacgtaaataattatattttgccaTAATATCgaacgaaacaacacaaacgaTAGCAAAAccacttaaattattataaaaatgcttcacctcaaacttttacaaacaatactGCTTCATTAGCGTTTATTTAATCGATCTCACAACCATTTTATCAACGGTCCTGCAACTTTACAGTCTGCTTAATAATCCGTTTACTAAGAAACAAAAAGAGAGTCGTACTGTTGCTGTTATAGGCTCATAACATGTTACATGCAATGTGACGCAAGTTTGCATTCTTCACACaatttttagttttgaattCTAATCAAATCTTGACGGTTTAGTAGTGTTAACCCTTATTTTTCGACGGGGAATCTTCCATAAGATACCCGACTCTATAGGGATTAAGggtttggtaatatttttttaccgatTATAACGACTGTCGGCTGCTATCAGCATTTTTCAGAAAAACTCTACTACCGCAGGATGCTATCCAGTGTCTCTCTACGTGCCTTGCCGAAGCACATTCGCAAGAAACCAAGATTTTTGACACCACAGCTGGATAGccaaattgtaatattaaattgtaaatattaaaacctCCAATATTTTTTGACAGTGCCGAGAGGAGCCGTTGTACATGGTTTATTGTATTGTGACATGCAGTTCTCTTTCTCATCAGGCTCAGCAAGATATAAAAAAGACGTGAAATCAAtagtaagtatgtaaatattaatttggtgtttcatatataatatattttatattattatgttctgtGGTACAGTAACACTCATTGTAACTCTCTACAAAGTAGAGTTACATGTTTGAAATCTTTTGTTTGATTTCTCCCTCACGGCGGTATGTGTAGGCGCACTACTTCAAATCAGACGCTATTCTAGTtagttttttttcaaagaaagaTGTTTAATTACGTTCTTGATTATATCAATTATCATTAATCATCGTTGTAgctgaaaaaaataaagttagaaaaaaaaaatagatgatGACAAAGTTAGTACACAGATTTACAAATTTACCCACCCACAACCCCATTTTAATTTTACGTCATTGAATGCGTATTGCAACctttcattgttattataaaatatcactaTCTCAATGTAGTTGCTAGCTCATTAATTTGTAGATAAACAAGACGGAGGACGCTATGCATCGTTAACgtaaagatattttgtttcaaagtttaTTATCTAAGTAAATAAAGCCCTGCGATTTTATTACGTTCATTATCATAGGTGAGTTTGGCAGAAACTGACCTACCACTAGATGATATCATCGTATACACATATAGTCCATAATTagcgttaaaaataaatctaaaataaaaataaatctagacGCGTGAATATATACCTCTATATATTTTCGTTTGCACATGTTTACAGTGGAGGATTCCGACAAAGCATATCACCAGTATTAGCCGGCTGAAAATAGTCTTATGTCAATACTagttagattattttttattcttgccTCGTAACTCTTTCTCCTTTAGCTTGATCGGCGTCTTATAAAACTGGCCTCAGGACCTTAATCTATTAAGAAAGCAACATAAAAATCTGGTGTTGTTATAATAGCTATAGAGTTAAACGTCGGGCAAGTGACGTGTTTTGATCGATCGAGTTACATTAGTGGGCAGCAACATTGTTTGTCCAACATGCTGCTACAAACAATCAGCTTATCAACGTATTGCATTTTGTTTAGCCTTGTATTCGCTCTTACACGAGACCTACGACATTTTCATTCTCATTTTACGCAATTACGATTTAAATCAAtagaaatgtgttatatttgTGTATTATGATAGCTAAGAAATCGTAATTTCAGATCTGGAACGCCTTTTGATGCATCCTCgggggtgtattttatacatctctgGCTGACTGCTGTCATGTTTTATATGATTCGTATACTTAAGGTACATATTAAATCTTTGTACTGACACTTTGATTAACAACCTAGGATATTTTGAGTCATGACAATTAGGTTCAACTCAGTTAAAGTCTCAAGTCAATCATTAATACAACACGATAATGTATAAAGGCACAACAATTTGCTGGGTAAAACCACTCAAAACGTTTAGTTTTGGTgggaaactataaaaatatccatAGCCAACGCGCATAGATTCACGATAGAGGATTGAAATCGTTATAATTCAGTTGCTATGACAATTGTTGTCACGTTTGTTATGCCAATACCTATTCCCTGACAATCAAAATCGCGCAGAACGCTACACTCTGATATAAATCGTAATTTTGTTCGTTACAATctcatttctttatttaaaagttattttgctATATAAAAGTGTCATGGACAAGCCCCTGAGTGCCGAAGACTTTGCGGCTATGGAGGATCAGCTCAAGGGTAGCGTGGAGGAAGACAGGAAGTACTGGAGAGTGAACGATGTTAAATGTGACGCTATCTACACAGCTAGGACCTATGAGGAGTTTGCGTGAGTTTATAAACGGGTTAGAATTACCCCGGACAAAATATGATGAGCAcgaactgcacgtttggcaccTCGCCGGAACAGCCGTAGCGCctcgtgtggtgggttcgaatcccacccgggacatatctttgtgtgatgagcacgggtatatgttctgagcctggatgtcaatttatctatataagtatatatttagaagtaagtatataagCATGTTTATCGGTTACTTTGTTAccgtagtacaagctctgcttagtttggaatcaaatgaccgtctgtgagttttccaaaatatgtatttatttataaacactgGTCTATTTCGTAGAGTCACGGTATCGTTAAGAGGCGAGAATATTTAATTTGGAGACATTTAGAGCTCGTACTGGTGCATTATATAATGTGTCATGTGCATATGTTAATAGTAAAGCAGAATTTTTAAAGACGCTATTGCTTTGTGTGACAGAGATCGCGTGGCAGCCGCTCACCTACGGCCTTTGGTTAAGCAAGACTTTAAGAACAAGAGCAATCGTAGCTGGAACCAGTACGCAAGTAACGAAAAGACTTCTAATGAATAAATGTCTGAACAAAATGATacctttttagttttttaactacATACAGACAGAAAAGCCACACCTTTTgcacataggggtaggcagagtgGCGAGTATCTGAATCGAATCGGGAGGGAAGAAACGGCACAATGTCATCACTGTGCAAGCGATCGGGACACTGCTCAGCACACACTAGAGGAATGTCCGGCATGGATAGCTGAGCGTGGCATTTTGGTACAGAAGGTTGGACGAGATTTGTCTCTACCCGCCGTAATAACGGCAATGTTGGCAGACAATGAAGGTTGGCAGGCTGTGGTCTCTTTCTGTGAAACAGTCATGCTCCAGAAAGAGGCCGCCGAGCGGGATAGGGAAAGAGCCGATCCTACTAGGCGAAGGAGGCGGCGTCAAAGTGGTGGTAGTAACCGCTAGGTGCGAAGCCGGATTTGGACCGTAAGCGCTTACAGTAGAGGCTGTAGGCTCTTGGATGCGGTCTGGGATGTATTGGTGGCAACTTTGATGATCCGGGTTACTACCAACATGGAGTGGAGGCATAGGCTGTGctaagttacaaataaaaacaactgaaTAAGAGTGTATAAAAGCTTGATTTAATTGACGATCTTAGAAATACAACCatatatctattaaaaaacaaaagcatattcaaaattaataaaaccaaaatattaaaaaagtaacctCAAACCATAAACTAACGTGTGTTAACTTGTATTGTCTATGGCTTGCTCTTAGGGTTAGACATAAGGATGATGATCTCAATCTTGGTGTGCGAGCTCTCCTTCTTGGGCATGTAGAACCTTCTGTCGTTACGGTTCATCGGCACTAATGGTTTAGTATACCAACCATACCTGAACAtggaataaacatatttttaacgcGGTAGAAGAGCTTGATAGATAGGAAGCCGGTTGATGGAAGCTAAATAGCAGATATAGGCAGAAAATGTGTACAGCAGCtgattagtatttttaacaGAATGGTCCAAACAATGGTATTTccaacattattttacttagGATAACTTACGCCTATAACTCATCTTTGCTAAGAACCTTAAAACGTAACAACATGAAGATAGATACCTCGAAATAGCAAACTTCAAGCTCGCACTCAGAGCTTAACTTGTTATAGGATTGCAGCCAGGAACTGAAGATAGGCAGTCACAACACACCacataaatagtttttcttcCCTTATGGCGCGATTTAGTGCGATGCGAATGACCTAGTCGACACTACAAATGGTATAATACTAAACGACGTGAATAAATACGCACCTAATTTCCTGTTGCGCCCCACTGCTGAGTAAATGCCTCTTCACCTCTTCAGTTTCAAGTACCACTCATGACGGGATGATGGAAATCGGTCGGTACTTACACCATATTCTCAGTAGCTGGTGTGGGGTACTTGCTGGCAGGCCCCTTGGCCCTCGTCTGCGCCACGTTCTCGGCGTAGTCGTCCACCTTCTTCTCCTGTTCCGCTGACTCCGCCTTCAGCTGGTCGTGCGCCGCGTAGAACTTTGTCGTAACCGGGATAGCTGCAGAAGTTTGTATAGTGTGAGGAACTTAAACTTTGatcgttttattaatatttaggtatGTATAAAATGCTGTTAAGTGTAATTTCTGCTGATCTCTAAGGCCCACATAATAGGCTCCTTACCTTGATTCACCACATTGGAGACTAATATATAGCAAGAAAATTTTGATGCCTAGCATGTGTACCAATAATAATACACTCGCAGTATTTGCCTCAACGATTAAGACAAGTTTGAAAGAAGAATTAACTACAAGATACCTAAGTTTAAAAGGCAAGTGatgattttaatatgaatataaacaTGTAATTTGCAATATAGTGAAGTTGGCAAAGGCGTCATTGTTATGGCAAACTTTGGTATTGGCGCCTAATAAGCAAACTGGAgctcattaaaatgtattaccgTTATGCATTGCGTTTGTTTAGCTGCAGTTAGTTGTACAAATCGGCTGAAACCTAATTAGAGTAACTAACTAGCTTTGTTACTGACTCGAAACTGACTTTAATGCTGCTGTTGTAGTATTTGTAGTGCATTGATGGTacagtgatattatttatttagaggttattttaattatggCTTCGAAAACacacagttaaaaaaaaaataaaggaaacaTGCCAAGATGATTATTTTGTCTCTATCTTTACGtcctttcaaatattataaatgcaatgtCTATCAGCTTGTCTG
Proteins encoded in this region:
- the LOC142982673 gene encoding dynein axonemal assembly factor 19, with the protein product MDKPLSAEDFAAMEDQLKGSVEEDRKYWRVNDVKCDAIYTARTYEEFADRVAAAHLRPLVKQDFKNKSNRSWNQYASNEKTSNE
- the LOC142982672 gene encoding cilia- and flagella-associated protein 144, with protein sequence MTEGKCTFGTRMAIDIHMLNEIIYREVKHFRNYKIYRPNFGSIPVTTKFYAAHDQLKAESAEQEKKVDDYAENVAQTRAKGPASKYPTPATENMVYGWYTKPLVPMNRNDRRFYMPKKESSHTKIEIIILMSNPKSKP
- the LOC142982671 gene encoding uncharacterized protein LOC142982671, which gives rise to MAKYNYLHLAIYLLNVVCCFCYVNFEIFRGFDQYRNYTKAPVPFDPYYVPISSLDVANLSNYTNATNLNETVRTNTTNPTYIDLRPLKVKLKNFTKICKETEKPISLGAYEVPTQRDLVLFTKRTLLKMFNTYHEKTLMLLKDIHKAARAAHEYVKHCVAQSRLPYRNCIKMISRKCIIIVKGLVQTMELQKQAVSDLIEETTCNMTDMETDPIQLIKTLAMDEASLEFALPAFLRLIGGCSAHCSSLSAVQQASVRPTRHMTDQDLVIRHFLTRKNYIQLIKDSDAHVSGSKNAALVNWMHSAHS